Proteins encoded by one window of Mercenaria mercenaria strain notata chromosome 4, MADL_Memer_1, whole genome shotgun sequence:
- the LOC128556583 gene encoding uncharacterized histidine-rich protein DDB_G0274557-like, translated as HPPHPHNILHPPHSHSILHPPHSHNILHPPHPHNILHPSHPHNHSYPPHPHNILHPPHPHNILHPPHPHNILHSPHSHSILHLPHPHNIVHPPHPHNILHPPHFHNILHPPHPHSILHPSNFHNILHPANPHSILHPPHFHNILHPPHLHSILHPPHPP; from the exons CATCCACCCCACCCCCATAACATCCTTCATCCACCCCACTCCCACAGCATTCTTCATCCACCCCACTCCCACAACATCCTTcatccaccccacccccacaacATCCTTCATCCATCCCACCCCCACAAC CATTCTtatccaccccacccccacaacATTCTTcatccaccccacccccacaacATCCTTCATCCACCCCACCCCCATAACATCCTTCATTCACCCCACTCCCACAGCATTCTTCATCTACCCCACCCCCATAACATCGTTcatccaccccacccccacaacATCCTTCATCCACCCCACTTCCACAACATCCTTcatccaccccacccccacagCATTCTTCATCCATCCAACTTCCACAACATCCTTCATCCAGCCAACCCCCACAGCATTCTTCATCCACCCCACTTCCACAACATCCTTCATCCACCCCACCTCCACAGCATTCTTCATCCACCCCACCCCCCATAA